CCACGCGGCCCGCGTTGGGGCTCGGGTGGGCGATCGTGTCGCGGCGCCAAGCCCGCCAGGCGCCGCCCGCGGAACCACCGACGACAGGGGCGGCCAGCACCGTGAGGGCGGCCGCGATCCGCGTCGGTACGAGGTGGACGAGTTCGTCGAGCCGGGCGACCAGCCAGTGGCCCGCCGAGCCGCGCGCGAGGACACTGATCGTCCGGGACGCGAGCAAGCCCGGCACGCCGGCCAGCGCTCCCCACAGCAGCGGCGCGACGACCACTTCGGACGTGTTCTCGGCCAGAGTCTCCACGGACGCACGGGAAAGCGCGATCATGCCGAGGCCGTCGGCCACGCGCGGGTCCAGTTCGGACAGTGTGCCGCGCGCGGGTTCGAGGCGGCCTTCTTCAAGGTCGCGCGCGAGCTCCGTGCCCTGCGTCGCGAGGCCGGCGGCGCCGACGACGGCCCAGGTCGCGACCGCCGTGACCATGGCCTGCGCCACGGGCCGGTCGCGCGCGGCACGTTCGGCGAACAGCCCGACCGCGACGGCGGCACCCGCCAGGCCGAGGCCGGTGGCGGCGGCGCGGGCGGAGATCGTGGCGGCGGGCGCACCGGCGGCCTGCGCGACAGCCGATTCCCCAGGCGCCCCAACAACAACACCAGCCCCCGCGCGCAGCGCCGCGGCGGAATCCCTGCCCTGCCCGGCGCCGGAGCCCAGCGTCGCCACGCGGCGGAACGCCGTGACGGGCGGGCGGTGCCGGGCGTTGCCGAGGACGCCGTCGGCCGCCAGGCCGAGCATCAAGCCGATCGCGCGTGCCGCGCTCACCAGTAGCCCCCCGGGAACGTGGTTCGATGCCGCCGGGACGAAGGCCCGGCGAGGTCAGTGCCGCTGATTACTGCCCGCCGAGATTACTCGACACCGCGGCGGCGATTTCGTCCCGTGCCTGGTCCACGATGTCGCGCACCGCGCGCTCGGCTCGATCCGCGTCACCGGCGTCCACGGCCACGGCCACTTCCACGTGCAGCGCGACGGCCTCGGGCTGCGGTTCCTCGGGCATCAGGCCGTGGGAGGTGCGGCCCGCGAGCACCTCGGCGACCACCGAGGACAGCTGCGCGAACATCGGGTTTCCCGACGCGGTGAGCAGCAGGTCGTGGAACGCGATGTCGTGGCCGAGGAACGTCGTCAGATCGCGGGCCCGAGCCGTCTCCTCCAGGCGGTGACCCAGTGCGCGCAGCCGACCGCGGTCCTCCGGCGTCGCGCGCAACGCCGCGAACCGCGCGGCCGACGGTTCGACGCCCGAGCGCAGCTCCGTCAACGTCCGCAGCGCCGCCGCGCGCCCGGAACCGTCGAGCTGCCAGCGGATCAGACGCGGGTCGTAGTGGTTCCACCCGGCCGGATCGCTCACGATCACTCCGACGCGGCGGCGGCTCGTGGTGAGCCCCATAGTCTCCAGCACACGCACGACTTCGCGTGCCACCGTGCGCGAGGCGCCGAAGCGTTCCTGCAGCTCGTCGGAGCGCAGCACGGCGCCCGGCGCCAGCTCGCCGTTGGCGATCGCCGCGCCCAGCACGTCGAGGACTTCCTCGTGCCGATCGCTCCCCATCCGGACAACTTACCGCGCTGATTCGATTAAGTACTACTTCTTCTTGAATAAGTACTACTTTTGAGTTTGACTCTTCCGGACACAAGGAGGTGCGGATGACCGTCATCGTCGTGATGGGCGTATCCGGCTCGGGGAAGACGACTGTCGGCGAGGCGCTGGCCGAGCGCCTGGGCGTGGAGTACGCCGAGGCCGACGCCTTCCACCCGAAGGCCAACATCGAGAAGATGACCGCCGGCCACGCGCTGACGGACGCCGACCGCGAGCCCTGGCTGCAAGCGATCGCGCACTGGATCACGTCGCACCAGGAGTCCGGCGGGGTCGTGTCGTCGTCCGCGCTGAAACGCCGCTACCGCGACGAGCTGAGAGCCGGCGGGAAAGTCTGGTTCCTCCACCTCCACGGCGAGCGCGCCGTGCTCGCCGAGCGCATGCAGACCCGCAAGGGCCACTTCATGCCCGTTTCACTGCTCGACTCCCAGCTCGCGGACCTCGAACCGCTGCAGCCGGACGAGCCGGGCCGAGTCTTCGAGATCACCGAAAGCCCCGCCGCCCTCGTCGAGGCGGCGCTTCACGCGTTCCGGGAGCGTGCATGACCACCCTCGCCGCCGGCTGGACCGGCCACGACACCCGCCTGATCCTGGCGACGGTGCTCGCCATCGCCGTGATCGTGGTGCTGATCAGCAGGCTGAAGCTGCACCCCTTGCTGGCGTTGACGATCGGCTCCGGGGTGCTCGGCCTCGTGGCCGGCATGCCCGTGGACAAGCTGTTGAAGAGCTTCGAAAGCGGGGTCGGCAGCACGGTCGCTTCGGTCGGGTTGCTGATCGCGTTCGGCGCGATGCTCGGCAAGCTGCTGGCCGATTCCGGTGGTGCGGACCGGATCGTGGACACGATCCTCGGGCGGGTTCACGGCAAGGGGTTGCCGTGGGCGATGGCGCTGGTGGCCGCACTGATCGGGCTGCCGATGTTCTTCGAGATCGGCCTCGTGATGCTGATCCCGGTGGTGCTGCTGGTCGCCAAGCGCAGCGGGAAACCCGTGCTGCTGCTGGGAATCCCGGCGCTCGCGGGCCTGTCCGTGCTCCACGGGCTGATCCCGCCGCACCCCGGGCCGCTGGCCGCGGCGGGCGCGCTCGGTGCCAACGTGGGCATCACGCTCGCGCTCGGCCTGCTCGTCGGTATCCCGACGGTGGTCATCGCCGGTCCGCTGTTCGGCCGCGTCGCCGCGCGGTGGGTGCCCGACGCCACGCCGCCGCCGCGCCTGGTGCCCGAGTCCGAGAGCACCGAGGTCGACAAGCGGCCCAGCTTCGGCGCGACGCTGACCACGGTCCTGCTGCCCGTGGTGCTGATGTTGCTGAAGGCGCTCTCGGACATCACCCTGGGCAAGGAAAACGCCGTGCGCCGCGTGCTCGACTTCGTCGGCGACCCGCTGGTGGCGCTGCTGCTCGCGGTGCTCGTCGGCATGGTCACGCTGGGCCGCCCGGCGGGCCTGCACCGCGCGAAGCTGTCGTCGATCATCAGCGACTCCCTCGCCCCGATCGCCGGCATCATGCTGATCGTCGCCGCGGGCGGCGGGTTCAAGCAGACGCTGGTGGACGCCGGCGTCGGCGACGTGATCACCAACCTGTCCACCGGCGCCCACCTGTCGCCGCTGCTGCTCGGCTGGCTGGTCGCCGTGGCGATCCGCCTGGCGACCGGCTCCGCGACCGTCGCCACCGTGTCCGCCGCCGGCATCGTCGCGCCGCTCGCCGCCACCCTCGACCCGACCCACAACGCGCTGCTGGTCCTGGCCATCGGCGCCGGTTCGCTGTTCTTCTCGCACGTGAACGACGCCGGGTTCTGGTTGGTCAAGGAGTACTTCGGCATGTCCGTCGGGCAGACGCTGAAGACCTGGTCGGTGATGGAGACGGTGATCTCGGTGGTGTCGATCGCGTTGATCCTGCCGCTGGGGGCGCTGCTCTAGGGCGTTCGCGACGGGTAGGCGCCGTTGAGGGTCCAGGCGGGGTACTCCGGCTGCAGCGCGCTGACGGCGTCCAGTTCGGCGAGGTCCTGCGCGTCAAGCTGGACCTCGCCGGCGGCCAGGTTGTCGCGCAGCTGGTCAGGCCGCTTCGCGCCGACGATCACGCTGGTCACGCCGCGCTGCGCCAGCACCCAGGCCAGCGCCACGCGGGCGACGGTCGACTCGTGCTTCGCCGCGACCTTGCGCAGCGCGTCGACGATGTCGTAGCCGCGTTCGCGGTCGATCGGCGGGTTGTCGGCCTGGGCGCGGCGGCCGGAGGCGTCGTGGCTATCGCGGGTGAACTTGCCGGAGAGGAACCCGCCGGCCAGCGGGCTGTAGACGAGCAGGCCGAGCTTCTCCTCGTTCACCAGCGGCAGCAGCTCGCGCTCGAGATCGCGCCCGACGAGCGAGTAGTACGCCTGCAGCGACACGAACCGCGGGTAGCCGCGCAGGTCGGCGACGCCGAGGGCCTTGGCGAGCTGCCAGGCGAAGGTGTTCGACGTGCCGATGTAGCTGATCTTGCCCTGGTGCACGGCGTCGTCGAGGGCGGACAGCGTCTCCTCGATCGGGGTCAGGTGGTCGTGGGCGTGGATCTGGTACAGGTCGATGTGGTCGGTGCCGAGCCGGCGGAGGCTGTCCTCGATCGCGTGGCGCAGGTGCACGCGGGAGAGGCCCACCTCGTTGGGACCGGCGCCCATGCGCGAGTACGCCTTGGTGGCGAGCACCACGTCACGGCGGCGGCCCTTGAGGATCTTGCCCAGCAGTTCCTCGGTCTCGCCGCCGGCGTACATGTCGGCCGTGTCGATGAGGTTCACGCCCTGGTCCAGTGCGATGCCGACCAGTTCGTCGGCCGCTTCGAGGTCCAGCCCGCCGATCACGTCCCACGGCTTCCGGCCGGAGCCACCGAACGTCATGGTGCCCAGTGCGATCCTGGACACGAAAGTTCCGGTGGCGCCGAGTTGTTGGTACTGCACGGAGGTTCCTTTCTTCGGTGCTTTCCACGCTAGGCAGAGCGGAGGGTGCGGACCATGAGTGAGCGTTCGGAGCTCGTGCTGGATCGTCCGGATCCCCTCGCCGGCGTCCTGTCGATGGCCGACGTCCGCCCGGCGCTCCCGGCCCGGCTCACGGCGGGCGGCGAGTGGGCGGTTCGGTTCGGCGGCTCGCACCCCAAGGTGATCACCGTGACGGCCGGCTCGTGCTGGGTGCTGCCCGAAGACGGCTTACCGGTCTCGTTGTCGGCGGGTTCTTGCTACCTCATAGGCCGCGACGCCGCGTACGTCACGGCCAGCACGCCGGACGTCGCACCGGTCGAGGCCCGCAGCGTGTTCACCGGCGCCGACGGGCAGGCCGGTTCCGCCGCCGACGTCGCCCTGGTCGGCGCCACCCTGGACTTCGCCGACCCCGCGGTGGCGGTGCTGCTGGAGGACCTCGGTTCCTCGGTCCACATCACCGACCCGGACACCGCCGAGGTCCTGAACTCGACGCTGCGGCTGCTGGCGTTCGAAACCGCCGGCCGGCCCGGCGGCGGCGTGATGCGTGAGCACCTCACGCAGATCCTCTCCCTGCACGTGTTGCGCAGCCTCCTCGGCGCCGACGCGCGCCCCGCCTGGCTGGTCGGCCTCCGCGACCCCGCCATCGGCGCCGCGCTGGCGGCGATGCACCGGCGCCCCGCGTTCGGCTGGACGGTGGCCCGCCTGGCGAGCGAGGCGGGCCTGTCGCGCACGGTGTTCGCCATGCGGTTCAAGGCACTGGTGGGGTCGTCGCCGATGGACTACCTGCTGCACCGGCGGATCTCCGGCGCCACGCGGGAGCTCGCCGAGGGCAGGACGGTCGCTTCCGTGGCTTCGCGGTGGGGGTACGGCTCGGAGAGCGCCTTCAGCGCGGCGTTCAAGCGGGTGACGGGCCGGTCGCCGGCGGGCCGCCGAACTCGCTGATCAGCACAAACACCACGCCCCGGTTCGAGCATGGGTTGACATGTGACCTTTTGGTCACCTATTCTCGTCGTGTGCCTGACGACGACCTGGTGTTCAAGGCGCTGGCGGATCCGACCCGCCGGGGCCTGCTGGACCGGCTGTTCGAGCGTGACGGCCGCACGCTCACGGAGCTGGAGTCCGAAGTGGACATGACGCGGTTCGGGGTGATGAAGCACCTGAAACTGCTCGAGGAAGCCGGGCTCGTCGTCACGCGCAAGGAGGGGCGGGAGAAGCTCCACTTTCTGAACCCCGTGCCGATCCGGGAGATCCACGACCGGTGGATCGACAAGTACACCGAGCGCCACGTGTCGGCGCTGCTGGAGCTCAAGACCGATCTGGAGAGGGAGCCACCGAAATGACCGAGACCAAGACCGTGCAGGTCAACCGCGTGTACATCAAGGCGACGCCGCAGGCGATCTGGGACGCGATCACCAAGCCGGAGTGGACGCAGAAGTACGGCTACTCCGGGCTGGCCGAGTTCGACCTCAAGAGGGGCGGCAAGCACCGCACCAAGCCGACGCAGGAGTTCATCGACGCGGGGTTCACGAGCGACCTGCTCGACGGCGAGGTGCTCGAGTCCGACCCGCCGCGCAAGCTCGTGATCACGTGGAAGCTACTGATGGACCCGAGCCTCGTCGCGGAGCCCTACACCACGCTCACGTATGACATCGAGGAAACCAAGACCGCCGGCACCAGACTGACCGTGACCCACGACGTCACGGACGCGCCCGGGCACGCGGCGCTCGTGTCGGGTGCGATGGAGAACGTCGACGCCGGTCCGGGTGAGAACGCCGGTGGCGGCTGGGCCTGGGTGCTTTCCGACCTCAAGTCCGTGCTGGAGACCGGGAAGAACATCGTGGGCTGAGGCTTCCACCGCCCCGATGTGGCGTTCGGTGCGCTCAACGCACCGAACGCCACATTGGGGTGCGTTGTGTGGCGGCCTTCAGCGCCGCCTTGGCCGAGGAGGAAGCACCCAGCTCGTCGAGGCCGAACAGAGCCGCGCCGACGACGGGGTTCACGTCGACCACCCGCACCACCGCGCGCGGCGCCACCTTCAGGCACCGTCGCTCGATCTCCGAGATCACCGACGGGCCGACGCCCGTCAGCACTCCCCCGCCGAGCACGACCTCCGGCGCCGCGTGGGTCAGGTCCAGGCGCCGCAGGATCACGGCGGCGAACACGCTCACCTCTTCCACGAACCGCGTCACGACCTGCTGCGCGACCTCGTCGCCGGCGGCGGCGACGTCGAACAGCAGTGGACACAGGCCGTGGATCCGCGCGGAGTCGATCTCCTTGAAGTGCAGGCCCTGCACCACGTCGAACACTCTCGAAACACCGAAGAAGCCCGAAACCGCCGCCTTCAGCGCCGTGGAAGGCCCGCGGCCGTCTTCCGCGCGCACAGCCCACCACAGCGCTTCCTCACCGAGGCGGTAGCCGCCGCCCCAGTCGCCGGAGACCTTGCCCAGCGCGGGAAAACGGTGGATGCGCCCGTCCGGGCCGACGCCGGCGCCGTTGATCCCGGCACCGCACACCACGGCCACGCCCGTGCCGTCGGAGCTGCCCGCGCGCAGCAGGGCGAGCACGTCGTTGCCCACGTGCAAGGTGGAGCTCCAGCCGCGCGCGAACAACGCCGCGTGCAACGCCTCTTCCTCACGCGGGAAATCCAGCCCCGCGAGGTAGGCCGAGGTGTGCACGCCGAACGGCCGTGTCGTCGGCAGACCCGCCGACGTCAAGGCAGACAGCACCAACGTCTCCAGCGCCGCAACGCACCCGTCGACGCCGACGTTCTGCGGTGAGGCACCGGGGCCGCGCGACTCGGCGAGCACGCCGCCCTCGCGCGACACCACGAGCACCTCGGTCTTGCTGTTCCCCCCGTCGATCGCGACGACCGCGGGCCTGACTTCGCTCATCCGCGCGCCCACGGCAGGAAGTCGCGGTTGATCGACACGAGGGAGTCGGCCAGCTGGTCGGCCTTGGTGTACTGACCGATGAGCGGGTGGGCCAGCAGTGCGTCGGCCACGCGGTCGCGCCCGCCCTTCACGGCGGCTTCGAGCGCGAGGTGCTCGTAGGCCGTCACCGCGGCGATGAGGCCGGCGAAGCGCGGCTCCACCTTCTGCTGGGGAATCGCCCGTGCACCGGAAGAATCCACAGTGGACGAGACCTCGATCACCGCGTCGTCGGGCAGGAAGGAGAACGTGCCGTCGTTGCGCACGTTCACCACGTGCTCCTCCGCCGGCCCGCCCGCCGTCAGCGCGTGCACGAGCTGCACGGCGGCCTCCGAGTAGTACGCGCCGCCGCGCTTCTCCAGCGAATCCGGCTTGGTGACCTGCTCCGGGTCGAGGTAGATCTTCAGCAGCTCCTCCTCGACGTCGCTCACCACCTCGGCACGCGGGCGCTCGGTGAGCTGCTTGGCCACCTGCGCGTCGTGCGAGTAGTAGTACTTCAGGTAGTACGACGGCACGGCGTTCATCCGGCGCATCCACTCGACGGGCGCGGTCACCTCTTCGCCCAGGAATTCCGCGTGCTTCTCCAGCAGCTCGGGCAGCCGGTCGACGCCGTCGACGAGCACACCACGTTCCCAGCTCAGGTGATTGAGTCCAGTGTGGACGAGCCGCACGTCACCGGTCGACGCGCCCAGCAGCTTGGCGAACTTCCGCTGCAGGTTGATCGCGACGTTGCACAGCCCCACCGCGCGGTGACCCTCCTGCAGCAGCGCCCGCGTGACGATGCCGACGGGGTTCGTGAAGTTCACGATCCACGTGTCGTCACCCGCGACCTCGCGCACGCGCTCGGCGATGTCGAGGACCACCGGCACCGTGCGCAGGGCCTTGGCGAGGCCGCCCGCGCCCGTCGTCTCCTGGCCGACGCAGCCGCACGCGTGCGGGAACGTCTCGTCCGAGGCCCGCGCCTTCTGACCGCCCACCCGCAGCTGGATGAGCACGGCCGAAGCGCCCTCGACGCCTTCCTCCAGGTTCGCCGTGGTGCGCACCCGCGCCGGGTGCCCGGCGTGGTCGAGCAGCCGCTGGCTGAACCCGCCGACGGTCTCCACGCGGTAGGCGTCCGGGTCGATCAGCACGATCTCGTCGACGTCCAACGTGGACCTACGGCCCGCGATGCCGTCGACCAGCTCCGGCGTGTAGGTCGACCCGCCACCGACGACTGCCAGCTTCATCCCTTGACTCCCGTGAACGTGATGCCCTTGACGAACGACTTCTGCGCGAACACGAACAGCACGATCACCGGCGCCATGATCAGCGCGGTCGCGGCCATCGTGAGGTTC
The sequence above is a segment of the Amycolatopsis sp. 2-15 genome. Coding sequences within it:
- a CDS encoding cobalamin biosynthesis protein CobD/CbiB, giving the protein MSAARAIGLMLGLAADGVLGNARHRPPVTAFRRVATLGSGAGQGRDSAAALRAGAGVVVGAPGESAVAQAAGAPAATISARAAATGLGLAGAAVAVGLFAERAARDRPVAQAMVTAVATWAVVGAAGLATQGTELARDLEEGRLEPARGTLSELDPRVADGLGMIALSRASVETLAENTSEVVVAPLLWGALAGVPGLLASRTISVLARGSAGHWLVARLDELVHLVPTRIAAALTVLAAPVVGGSAGGAWRAWRRDTIAHPSPNAGRVEAAFAGALEIRVGGRTVYPHGVVELPVLGVGRNPDAGHVTRAVELSRVVGWLAGATSVTVAVLAGARRRRRR
- a CDS encoding FadR/GntR family transcriptional regulator, whose product is MGSDRHEEVLDVLGAAIANGELAPGAVLRSDELQERFGASRTVAREVVRVLETMGLTTSRRRVGVIVSDPAGWNHYDPRLIRWQLDGSGRAAALRTLTELRSGVEPSAARFAALRATPEDRGRLRALGHRLEETARARDLTTFLGHDIAFHDLLLTASGNPMFAQLSSVVAEVLAGRTSHGLMPEEPQPEAVALHVEVAVAVDAGDADRAERAVRDIVDQARDEIAAAVSSNLGGQ
- a CDS encoding gluconokinase, with product MTVIVVMGVSGSGKTTVGEALAERLGVEYAEADAFHPKANIEKMTAGHALTDADREPWLQAIAHWITSHQESGGVVSSSALKRRYRDELRAGGKVWFLHLHGERAVLAERMQTRKGHFMPVSLLDSQLADLEPLQPDEPGRVFEITESPAALVEAALHAFRERA
- a CDS encoding gluconate:H+ symporter, which gives rise to MTTLAAGWTGHDTRLILATVLAIAVIVVLISRLKLHPLLALTIGSGVLGLVAGMPVDKLLKSFESGVGSTVASVGLLIAFGAMLGKLLADSGGADRIVDTILGRVHGKGLPWAMALVAALIGLPMFFEIGLVMLIPVVLLVAKRSGKPVLLLGIPALAGLSVLHGLIPPHPGPLAAAGALGANVGITLALGLLVGIPTVVIAGPLFGRVAARWVPDATPPPRLVPESESTEVDKRPSFGATLTTVLLPVVLMLLKALSDITLGKENAVRRVLDFVGDPLVALLLAVLVGMVTLGRPAGLHRAKLSSIISDSLAPIAGIMLIVAAGGGFKQTLVDAGVGDVITNLSTGAHLSPLLLGWLVAVAIRLATGSATVATVSAAGIVAPLAATLDPTHNALLVLAIGAGSLFFSHVNDAGFWLVKEYFGMSVGQTLKTWSVMETVISVVSIALILPLGALL
- a CDS encoding aldo/keto reductase, which translates into the protein MQYQQLGATGTFVSRIALGTMTFGGSGRKPWDVIGGLDLEAADELVGIALDQGVNLIDTADMYAGGETEELLGKILKGRRRDVVLATKAYSRMGAGPNEVGLSRVHLRHAIEDSLRRLGTDHIDLYQIHAHDHLTPIEETLSALDDAVHQGKISYIGTSNTFAWQLAKALGVADLRGYPRFVSLQAYYSLVGRDLERELLPLVNEEKLGLLVYSPLAGGFLSGKFTRDSHDASGRRAQADNPPIDRERGYDIVDALRKVAAKHESTVARVALAWVLAQRGVTSVIVGAKRPDQLRDNLAAGEVQLDAQDLAELDAVSALQPEYPAWTLNGAYPSRTP
- a CDS encoding AraC family transcriptional regulator; the encoded protein is MSERSELVLDRPDPLAGVLSMADVRPALPARLTAGGEWAVRFGGSHPKVITVTAGSCWVLPEDGLPVSLSAGSCYLIGRDAAYVTASTPDVAPVEARSVFTGADGQAGSAADVALVGATLDFADPAVAVLLEDLGSSVHITDPDTAEVLNSTLRLLAFETAGRPGGGVMREHLTQILSLHVLRSLLGADARPAWLVGLRDPAIGAALAAMHRRPAFGWTVARLASEAGLSRTVFAMRFKALVGSSPMDYLLHRRISGATRELAEGRTVASVASRWGYGSESAFSAAFKRVTGRSPAGRRTR
- a CDS encoding ArsR/SmtB family transcription factor, encoding MPDDDLVFKALADPTRRGLLDRLFERDGRTLTELESEVDMTRFGVMKHLKLLEEAGLVVTRKEGREKLHFLNPVPIREIHDRWIDKYTERHVSALLELKTDLEREPPK
- a CDS encoding SRPBCC domain-containing protein — its product is MTETKTVQVNRVYIKATPQAIWDAITKPEWTQKYGYSGLAEFDLKRGGKHRTKPTQEFIDAGFTSDLLDGEVLESDPPRKLVITWKLLMDPSLVAEPYTTLTYDIEETKTAGTRLTVTHDVTDAPGHAALVSGAMENVDAGPGENAGGGWAWVLSDLKSVLETGKNIVG
- a CDS encoding N-acetylglucosamine kinase, coding for MSEVRPAVVAIDGGNSKTEVLVVSREGGVLAESRGPGASPQNVGVDGCVAALETLVLSALTSAGLPTTRPFGVHTSAYLAGLDFPREEEALHAALFARGWSSTLHVGNDVLALLRAGSSDGTGVAVVCGAGINGAGVGPDGRIHRFPALGKVSGDWGGGYRLGEEALWWAVRAEDGRGPSTALKAAVSGFFGVSRVFDVVQGLHFKEIDSARIHGLCPLLFDVAAAGDEVAQQVVTRFVEEVSVFAAVILRRLDLTHAAPEVVLGGGVLTGVGPSVISEIERRCLKVAPRAVVRVVDVNPVVGAALFGLDELGASSSAKAALKAATQRTPMWRSVR
- a CDS encoding 6-phospho-beta-glucosidase, producing the protein MKLAVVGGGSTYTPELVDGIAGRRSTLDVDEIVLIDPDAYRVETVGGFSQRLLDHAGHPARVRTTANLEEGVEGASAVLIQLRVGGQKARASDETFPHACGCVGQETTGAGGLAKALRTVPVVLDIAERVREVAGDDTWIVNFTNPVGIVTRALLQEGHRAVGLCNVAINLQRKFAKLLGASTGDVRLVHTGLNHLSWERGVLVDGVDRLPELLEKHAEFLGEEVTAPVEWMRRMNAVPSYYLKYYYSHDAQVAKQLTERPRAEVVSDVEEELLKIYLDPEQVTKPDSLEKRGGAYYSEAAVQLVHALTAGGPAEEHVVNVRNDGTFSFLPDDAVIEVSSTVDSSGARAIPQQKVEPRFAGLIAAVTAYEHLALEAAVKGGRDRVADALLAHPLIGQYTKADQLADSLVSINRDFLPWARG